The window GAGTGTACTTCATgcatctgagagtatccttcatgtctatgCGAGTATACTTCCTAGggactgagagtatccttcatgtctctgagagtattttTCGTGTCTCTGAGAGTTTCCTTCATGTctatgagagtatccttcatgtttcTGAGTGTCCTTCATGTCTCTTAGAGTATCCTTCatttctctgagagtatccttcatgtctctgacagTTTCCTTCAGGTTTCTGagggtatccttcatgtctctaagAGCATCCGCCAAGTCTTTACGAGTatacttcatgtctctgagagtatccttgatatctctgagagtatccttgatgtctgTGAGAGTATCCTTGACGTCTTTTAGGGTATCCTTACTGTCGCTAAGAGTATCTGTGATGActttgagagtatccttcatgtctttgAGAGTATCTGTTAAGTCTCTGAGAGTATCTGTTAAGTCTCTGAGAGAATCCTTCATGGGTCTTAGAGTATCCTTCATATCTCTGAGAGAATCCTTGATGATGCTGAGAGAATTCTTAATGTGTCTGAGAGTATCcgtgatgtctctgagagtatccttcatgtctctgagagtatcgttCATGTCTTTGAGAGTATCCATCATGCCTCTGAGAGTATCCTCCATGTCTATGAGAAAATCATTCATGGGTCTTAGAGTATCCTTGATGCCTCTGAGAGTATGCTTCATGTCTCTGAGTGTATCGTCATGTGTCTGAGATTATCCTTCATATCTCTgacagtatccttcatgtctctgtaagtatccttcatgtctttgAAAGTATCCATCATGtctttgagagtatccttcatatcactgggagtatctttcatgtcgatgagaatatccttcatgtctctcagagtatccttcatgtctctgagagtatcctataCGCCTCTGAGATTATCTTTGATGTCtccgagagtatccttcatggaaGTCTGAGAGAATCCTTCATGGGACTCAGTgtatccttgatgtctctgagagtatccttcctgTCGTTGAGAGTATCAGTGATGACTCTGAGAGTATCATTGAtgactctgagagtatccttcaagtctctgagagtatccttcatggctctgagagtatccttcataggTCTGTGAGCACTCATAATGTCTCTGAGAGTGCATTAAATATCCACCCAGCTCTGCTGACCACACCGTCTCCCACTCTCAGCATCTGCTGATATAAATTGTCAGGCTTTACAGTTAGTCAAGTATATATGCTAATTATATGAAAATGTAGCACTCTTAAATATTGCTGCTGGTGTTTGTCAACACAAACTGTTAGTTCGTGGATAGCAAGACAATAATGCATCAATCTGCACTAAACTGTTATAATGTTTTGTTGCACTTATTACCACTTCAGCTTTGGTCTAAATCAGTGGTCTTCAACCTTTTATAATGTTGTCAACCCCTAGTGGTGATTAAGTAGAAGTTGTCCACTCCCACCCTGAAAAAGTTTCATTAAAAATCTcaaattttaatatttaaaatctaCTTTTCATATATCATTTctatgactatgtaaacagaaaaAAGCAGTCTCTcttattttttttaacttttacaTATTCATCCATATATTTACACACCTCGTCTCTAAGAGGATCAATATACACAAGATAACATTAAGTATGCCATTTAGACGCATTTTCCTTCACTGAAGTAGCTCTTCAGTGAAGGAAAAATTCTTCTTCATTTTCCTTCACtgaagttgctgtggctcagtaatgcacatgcgttgctgagccacagcaacacgtggccgggtactgctagtctatataaataaaaatggaaatgttcgtttgtttaaaatcgctaatctccaagagttctttaccgattactttgaaattttcgcaCAACGTTCCATCCGAgttagtttttatatacatattatattgatgtcacatctgtgacgggagattgtggagcccaggtacacaaactcgtgaacggcctccagcacatagtctgctatatttatacagggtagc is drawn from Procambarus clarkii isolate CNS0578487 chromosome 90, FALCON_Pclarkii_2.0, whole genome shotgun sequence and contains these coding sequences:
- the LOC138359324 gene encoding uncharacterized protein PF3D7_1120000-like; its protein translation is MKHTLRGIKDTLRPMNDFLIDMEDTLRGMMDTLKDMNDTLRDMKDTLRDITDTLRHIKNSLSIIKDSLRDMKDTLRPMKDSLRDLTDTLRDLTDTLKDMKDTLKVITDTLSDSKDTLKDVKDTLTDIKDTLRDIKDTLRDMKYTRKDLADALRDMKDTLRNLKETVRDMKDTLREMKDTLRDMKDTQKHEGYSHRHEGNSQRHEKYSQRHEGYSQSLGSILA